A region of the Sminthopsis crassicaudata isolate SCR6 chromosome 6, ASM4859323v1, whole genome shotgun sequence genome:
CTTGTTAAATGAGTTGATTTAAGGCCCTCATTTAGATTCTATTTCTTggttttccctcttctccttcagTATCAGGAAGTTTGTCTTGTTTGTAACTTTTCCTTTGGTTTGTCTGACCTCCCCTGAACCCCCAAACTGGTTTCCCTATTAGGTTTGATTTCTATAACAGGCAATGAGTAGTCAGATTAAAGCAGTTATCTGATGGCTACTTTTTGCTTCGGTTCTTGCCAGGGTTAGGTCCCTTCTTACCCCAGCTCTTTGAGTACTGAATCTTGGTGTCCATAGTAGGAAAGAATATTGGGGTTCCTAAGGCCTCTGGGCCTGAGCAGACTTGTCAGAAGAACTTGGGGCATTGCTGCCCATTGCGGTTCTCTGAGACATTGTCACAGGAACCCAGGGATCCTTGCCAGAGTATGGGCGTccccagtcttctctctgggcaTGCTCTTTTTCACTCTTGAGATATTCTTTCCTAATGCCCATGGGCTTTTCACTAACTTTTTGTACAGTTAAGGAGGGGAAGAAATAAGTTATTGGCTAGATTTTTGGGATAATGAGCCAATCCAGTGAACTTGGTGTTTCATGTCAAAGTGCTTGGATATTTTGATCCTAATTACCTCTATGAatacaaagaattttattttatttgcaataATAAACAGATGTACATGCTGAGGAAACACATTGGGATCACATGATGTTAGAGTTGGGAGCATTAAGGAAATTGAATATTGGATTGTTATTTGCCCATGATATATACCCAGTGATAAGTTAACACACAGCTGAGTTTCTGGACTTGAGCTCTTCAGTCTGAGGGTCCTCAGGGGCCACTTTCTATTATGTGTTAATtagataaaatcttaaaaaaccaTTTATCCCAACTGTTTTCTTCAGCTTTAAGTCTTAGGACAACTCTTCTTGGTACTTCACCAAATCTCTACCATCCATTCCAGAGTGGAACTGTCATTTAACAAGCTCAGTCAGTACAGATTCACAGGCCTTTGCTGGTTCTGGTTTGGTTAAAATTATCTTCCTGAAATCTACTTGATTACATGCCGCAACTTTTTTTGTGAACTCAAAATTACTTTCCTTAGTTCCCCTTATTTCAGTATAGTTcagcttattttctttccccaatacaaacttattaattacttttttttttttttttacctttgtgtCCAAAGGTTTGGTGAAAAAGACTGGGTTTTCCCCCAAAATATCATTCCTCAGAGGCAATGAAATGtagtgacttgcccgggatcacacaactaataattaAGTATCTGGTCAGATTGAACTTAGAATCTTCTGACATCAGGAGGTGTTTTTATCCACTGGGTCATCTAGTTGCCCTGACCTAAAGAAAATAACCACTTCTAACATCTCATCTATTGGCCAgagttgtgttttatttttcttttaatagccgtatttttttttcttaacagatACTAGGTTGGTATTTCTTTGTTTACTTATTCTCCCCAAATTCCTGAAGGTTTGGGCAAATGGAGGCAATGGTGTTAACATAGCTCTTCCTAGTAATGCTGTACAATCCATTAAGGTTATTGCCTATAGTCAGATTGTAAGTTGCCTGTCTTGGATGTATTTGCTtggattctaaaattcttttttgataaATAGAatgtactttttgttttgttttgtattgctgtCAATATTAGAATTAGCCCACTTATCAAAAGTGAAATTCTAACAATAGTAATTGTCATATCTAATAGCAAAGGTTGATTGCTAGCTGTCCTATAATGTTTTAAGACTCTTAAAGGGATTAAGATTCCTACTTCTCTGATTTTGGAGTCCTGAGACATCCTGgattattcttttcatatttaaacAACACATCAAGATGTATTTATTACAGATTTCCTTTCtatgcaaagatagtcttcaaaTAAACATTGTTAGATGTTCTGTTGAGTCCCAACTCATATTTAGATTCAGATTTACTGAGttccaatttgctttttaaaagtggAGATAATCCTTAAAAGCTGTACATAAATGCCATTTTATTTTAGATCCAATTGGGGAAACTCGCTGTTGGCAGGACCactatttattaaagctttttgtctAATGAAACACATTTACAGTAATGTTCTCTAATTTTGTCGGTTTGGTTTTCATAAAGTGAGAACACACTGTGTCCTGGCTAGAGCAAGTGGACCCCCCCTTGAGGTGCTTGGTTATGTTCTTAtggcttcttccttttcctttggcAGTTCACGACCTCATCTTCTGGCGGGATGTCAAGAAGACAGGCCTTGTCTTTGGCACAACATTGATCATGCTGCTTTCCCTAGCAGCTTTCAGTGTCATCAGTGTGGCCTCTTACCTCATCTTGGCTCTTCTCTCTGTGACCATCAGCTTCAGGGTCTACAAGTCTGTCATCCAAGCCGTACAGAAGTCAGAAGAGGGCCACCCATTCAAGTGAGTCAAAGAATATTTCAAAGGAAATTCTGCAGCTCTGTGACTGAGCATAGCCCTGCACTAGTGTGGTGCCAGCAGGATTCTCCAAGAAGGGGCACTCTATGGAGGCTTCAGTTGTGGGCTGGAGAACCTTTGGGCTCTCCCATCAGGCAGAAAGTGACAGCTTGAAATAACAGAGCAGGTGGGCTAATGTCCAGCTCCCTAGCCTCTTTGAAAGTTAGTCCTTGGAGCATAACAAGCTGCAAAGCATTACTGGAGATGCTGGGGAGGGTTTTTTTGATTCATCACATAGTTCTAGTAATGCCTTGATACTCATTCCCACTCTCCTCCCTTTAGCTACATTTATATATTAGAGATcagatttggtttttaaaaaaatcagatggGCATGTTTCTGAGATTCGATTTCTGGCTACTCAGACTTTTTTCCCTCCAAATATCAGACACTTTTCCTGTTAAAGGTCTTAGCTCCCCTTAAAATATTACTTTGACAAAAAAGTGGCGATGATACTTAGGAATTCCCGAATTATGCCCCAATCACCATCCACTCAATAAACCAGATTTGAAAGCAAAGGTTTCCAGCTTGTTGGATAATCCCTGCTCTTACAGGACAACACAGACAAGATTTCAAATGGGCCAACATGGATGGGTCCCAGTTATTAGAAAATCTAAACTGATGAGTCAAGTATCTGATTGTTTCCTCTTTCTCCGTTAAGGGCCTACCTGGATGTGGACATTGCTTTGTCCTCTGAAGCTTTCCATAATTACGTGAATGCTGCTATGGTACATGTGAACAAAGCTCTCAAGCTCATCATCCGTCTCTTTCTGGTAGAAGATCTGGTGGATTCCTTAAAGGTTAGTTGGAGCTAAAGGTGGTAATGGGACAAAAAGGACTCAGTGGAGACAAGGGGAGGGGAAGGTAAGAGGAAGCCTTGTGGAAACTGAACACACTGTCTTCAGAGGATAGGAAGTAGTGGAGAAGACTTCCATCCTCCTAAAAGCACATAGACTAAGAGGAAGAAAGTTTAAATTCGGTTTTGGGATAAGGGTTCTGTAGAACCTCAACAGTTCTAAAATTTTGAGAGCCCCTAGAATTAGTTTGAAATGATTGGTAAGCATGGTTTGCTTTTGAAGCAAGACtggtttttacattttcaaatgaaattttcttGTACTTAAAGGTGCAAAGCATTCTTAACTCAGAAGTTGCACCGAAAAATGGGCCTTGGAATGAAGTTTTCTGACCTTGGAGATAGTGTTACTAAAGTTAGAGCTGAGGGGGGTGGGGATCTCAGGCCAACGGGATGCCCCTTTGGAATTGTGCCTCTTACCATTTGACCTTGTCTTTTTTAGTTGGCTGTCTTCATGTGGCTGATGACATATGTGGGTGCAGTTTTCAATGGGATTACCCTCCTGATTCTTGGTAAGGCAGTGGTGCTACTGAAGTGCTTGGGAGGGGAAGTCAGTCTGGGAGAACTTCCCTGGGGAGGACACCCCTCACCCATCTCCAGCCTGTTTGTGTTACATGTGTCATGGCATATTATCTCTTCCATTGAATTGGGAGCTTCTTTTGGGAAGGTCCCTGAGTACAACcctgttttttcctttatttagatTTCTAGCACTTGGCACAGGGACTAACAtgcaataagcacttaataaatgtctgtctGTGGACACAGAGGCTGGCCCTGCACTGTCAGTTACTCATGTCTTTGCCTTTCCTGTGCCAAGTGTCCTTCACAAACAGTGATTGCTTATATAGTCTGTTCTTTTCCTGTATCTCCCTAAAGctcaaattgtttgcttttttaatttttttcccagttacacaTTAAATTACattctttagggttttttttgagTCAGAAATCAGAGCTGTTTTCtttaattcagattttaaaagtattattttgtcTTCCTTACATAAAATTGGTTGTTTTTACAGCTGAACTGCTGGTCTTCAGTGTTCCAATTGTCTATGAAAAGTATAAGGTAAGTAATTGACGATTTCAGATAAAATATTGAAGAACAGTTGATTCCAGTGTATTAGACTTTGAagattgttttcttccttttacaaGCATCATTACTTTCCATAAACTTCTAGAGGAACATCTTAGAAGTGCTCTCAAGCTTAGTGTTTCATTGAGTGAGgaatatttataatagaaaatcTCAATCATGTCCCCAAATCATGGAAGAATTTACTACTAGCTCTTGTTGCTGTTTTTCATATTCCTTGCCAAGTAATGATAGTTGCTTTAGGAAAAAGGAGAAGTTGCTTAAAAGATTTAAGTTCtgcctgttttttgtttgtttgttttgtttttttaccaactggattatatttcttctttaaagacACAGATTGACCATTATGTTGGCATCGCTCGTGATCAGACCAAGGCAGTTGTTGCGAAGTGAGTATTTTTTACTGCTGCTTTGTGAAAATGCTTCATGGCACACCTGAACTTCCTGCCCTGAAAGATTCCAGAACATACTGCCGTGATAGGCAGCTAAACGGCTAAGTTGggggtgctgggcctggagttgggaagagcAGACATGTGCTAGTTGTGGGACCTTGGGTATGTTAGGTAGTCTCTGCTTTCATCCCCCAGAAAAGGGCGAAACCACTAAagtg
Encoded here:
- the RTN3 gene encoding reticulon-3 isoform X5 — encoded protein: MFLWLLPFPLAVHDLIFWRDVKKTGLVFGTTLIMLLSLAAFSVISVASYLILALLSVTISFRVYKSVIQAVQKSEEGHPFKAYLDVDIALSSEAFHNYVNAAMVHVNKALKLIIRLFLVEDLVDSLKLAVFMWLMTYVGAVFNGITLLILAELLVFSVPIVYEKYKTQIDHYVGIARDQTKAVVAKIQAKLPGIAKKKAE
- the RTN3 gene encoding reticulon-3 isoform X3 codes for the protein MAEPSAATQSPSVSSSSSGADAAGAVAGGGGTPGACPGLGGKSCASSCAVHDLIFWRDVKKTGLVFGTTLIMLLSLAAFSVISVASYLILALLSVTISFRVYKSVIQAVQKSEEGHPFKAYLDVDIALSSEAFHNYVNAAMVHVNKALKLIIRLFLVEDLVDSLKLAVFMWLMTYVGAVFNGITLLILAELLVFSVPIVYEKYKTQIDHYVGIARDQTKAVVAK
- the RTN3 gene encoding reticulon-3 isoform X2 codes for the protein MAEPSAATQSPSVSSSSSGADAAGAVAGGGGTPGACPGLGGKSCASSCAVHDLIFWRDVKKTGLVFGTTLIMLLSLAAFSVISVASYLILALLSVTISFRVYKSVIQAVQKSEEGHPFKAYLDVDIALSSEAFHNYVNAAMVHVNKALKLIIRLFLVEDLVDSLKLAVFMWLMTYVGAVFNGITLLILAELLVFSVPIVYEKYKTQIDHYVGIARDQTKAVVAKIQAKLPGIAKKKAE
- the RTN3 gene encoding reticulon-3 isoform X4; its protein translation is MAPASPLEGEAASLGVPTPPTPVLAEVHDLIFWRDVKKTGLVFGTTLIMLLSLAAFSVISVASYLILALLSVTISFRVYKSVIQAVQKSEEGHPFKAYLDVDIALSSEAFHNYVNAAMVHVNKALKLIIRLFLVEDLVDSLKLAVFMWLMTYVGAVFNGITLLILAELLVFSVPIVYEKYKTQIDHYVGIARDQTKAVVAKIQAKLPGIAKKKAE
- the RTN3 gene encoding reticulon-3 isoform X6, with translation MPPRRKKGQWAVHDLIFWRDVKKTGLVFGTTLIMLLSLAAFSVISVASYLILALLSVTISFRVYKSVIQAVQKSEEGHPFKAYLDVDIALSSEAFHNYVNAAMVHVNKALKLIIRLFLVEDLVDSLKLAVFMWLMTYVGAVFNGITLLILAELLVFSVPIVYEKYKTQIDHYVGIARDQTKAVVAKIQAKLPGIAKKKAE